In Helianthus annuus cultivar XRQ/B chromosome 9, HanXRQr2.0-SUNRISE, whole genome shotgun sequence, the following are encoded in one genomic region:
- the LOC110878719 gene encoding classical arabinogalactan protein 4-like, with protein MASARMCQFFMIVALLATSCIAQAPVATPTVSPTASPTPAPVAPPTPSPAPVLAPAPAPAAPTPSPVSGPAPSPSSLAPSALSPGPSAGPSPAPGGPVADVPNGSFADGWLNRAVIAGTAFAGSVIAVTMM; from the coding sequence ATGGCTTCTGCTAGAATGTGCCAATTCTTCATGATCGTAGCTCTTTTGGCTACTTCATGCATAGCCCAAGCCCCAGTGGCCACCCCAACGGTCTCACCCACAGCCAGCCCCACACCTGCCCCAGTTGCACCACCAACTCCCTCACCCGCACCCGTCCTTGCTCCGGCTCCAGCACCCGCTGCACCAACTCCTTCTCCTGTCTCCGGACCGGCCCCATCCCCATCATCACTTGCACCAAGTGCCCTTTCACCCGGTCCATCTGCTGGTCCTTCACCAGCACCCGGAGGACCCGTAGCTGATGTTCCCAATGGCTCTTTTGCTGATGGGTGGCTCAACCGAGCTGTCATTGCTGGAACTGCATTCGCTGGATCGGTCATTGCTGTTACAATGATGTAA